Proteins from a single region of Candidatus Saccharibacteria bacterium:
- a CDS encoding DUF2200 domain-containing protein has product MKPRIYSISFARIYPLYITKAENKGHTKEEVDTIIFWLTGHTQKTLAKQLEKQTDLETFFAEAPKLNPARTLIKGVICGVRVEDIEEPTMREIRYLDKLIDELARGKAIEKILRTDS; this is encoded by the coding sequence ATGAAGCCTCGAATTTACAGTATCAGTTTCGCTCGTATTTATCCGCTTTATATAACTAAAGCCGAGAATAAAGGGCATACCAAAGAAGAGGTCGACACAATTATCTTTTGGCTGACCGGCCATACGCAAAAAACGCTTGCGAAACAGCTTGAAAAACAGACCGATCTCGAAACTTTTTTCGCAGAGGCGCCCAAACTCAACCCCGCGCGCACGTTAATTAAAGGTGTAATTTGTGGCGTTCGCGTAGAGGATATCGAAGAGCCAACGATGCGCGAAATTCGCTACCTCGATAAGCTTATCGACGAACTCGCACGGGGAAAGGCGATCGAAAAGATCCTTCGAACCGACAGCTAG
- a CDS encoding SDR family NAD(P)-dependent oxidoreductase: protein MNTLIIGGTSGLGLELAKDMQISGDDVYVTGRRKLDEPSLHYESFDLSAPDLPQRLNDFITKMPEITTLVYAAGYFQEGSVTDLTEKQIEEMIDVGGRGLIYAVQAVLAKQGKLRELITITSTSQWTPRKLEPIYNFAKAGAAHFSNAMAEDGRIAKVLVAGPAGMDTAFWEGTDHDVSSMLDPAWVAGEVMKLRGDDYRYRFAKIMREPARVEIVETRA from the coding sequence ATGAATACGCTTATTATTGGTGGAACTTCGGGTTTAGGTTTAGAATTAGCGAAAGATATGCAAATTTCGGGTGACGATGTGTACGTAACAGGAAGGCGCAAGCTGGATGAGCCGTCGCTTCATTACGAATCTTTTGATCTCTCTGCCCCAGATTTACCTCAACGACTCAACGATTTTATAACAAAAATGCCAGAGATCACTACCCTAGTGTATGCGGCCGGTTACTTTCAGGAAGGCAGTGTGACCGATCTAACTGAAAAGCAAATAGAAGAAATGATAGACGTCGGTGGTCGTGGTCTCATTTATGCGGTGCAAGCCGTGCTAGCAAAGCAAGGCAAGCTGAGGGAACTTATTACTATTACGTCTACGTCGCAGTGGACGCCTCGCAAGCTAGAGCCCATATATAATTTTGCAAAAGCAGGAGCTGCTCATTTTAGTAATGCTATGGCCGAGGATGGTCGCATCGCTAAGGTATTAGTAGCTGGCCCTGCCGGAATGGATACGGCATTTTGGGAAGGTACCGACCATGACGTTAGCAGTATGCTTGACCCCGCATGGGTGGCGGGGGAAGTAATGAAGCTTCGCGGTGACGACTATAGGTATCGTTTTGCTAAAATAATGCGTGAGCCAGCTAGGGTCGAAATAGTGGAGACAAGGGCCTAG